A stretch of Dehalococcoidia bacterium DNA encodes these proteins:
- the truA gene encoding tRNA pseudouridine(38-40) synthase TruA: MGLPVTESAAQRRIALLLEYEGTRYAGSQFQANAATIQGELEAAIGKATGERARASFAGRTDSGVHALGQVAAFTTTSRLDPQTMRDALNAWLPRDIAVLAAADADLSFDPRRQALRRTYRYVIENRAVRPAIGRDLCWYVAKPLDIEAMQAAAPALVGEHDFAAFGGALEEPGASTVRRLEAFEVRREGSRVTIEVTANAFLPHQVRRMTGALVQVGLGRLTPEAYGALLVAAPSSAGPAAPARGLYLVRVEYERDPFA, translated from the coding sequence AGGGGACGCGGTACGCCGGCTCCCAGTTTCAGGCAAACGCCGCCACGATCCAGGGCGAACTCGAGGCCGCGATAGGCAAGGCGACGGGCGAGCGGGCGCGCGCTTCCTTTGCTGGCCGCACGGACTCAGGCGTGCACGCCCTGGGCCAGGTGGCCGCCTTTACCACCACCTCCCGCCTGGACCCCCAGACCATGCGAGATGCCCTCAACGCCTGGCTCCCGCGCGACATCGCAGTTCTCGCGGCGGCGGATGCAGACCTCTCGTTCGACCCCAGGCGCCAGGCCCTGCGGCGCACCTATCGTTACGTCATCGAGAATCGAGCCGTCCGGCCGGCCATCGGCAGGGATCTCTGCTGGTACGTCGCGAAGCCTCTGGACATCGAGGCCATGCAGGCTGCGGCACCCGCGCTGGTCGGCGAACACGACTTCGCTGCCTTTGGCGGCGCGCTCGAGGAACCGGGGGCGAGCACCGTCCGCCGGCTGGAGGCCTTCGAAGTCCGTCGCGAAGGCTCCAGGGTCACCATAGAGGTGACGGCGAACGCTTTCCTCCCCCACCAGGTACGGCGCATGACAGGGGCGCTCGTACAGGTCGGGCTGGGCAGGCTGACGCCAGAGGCGTACGGCGCGCTGCTCGTCGCGGCGCCGTCGAGTGCCGGCCCGGCCGCGCCGGCGAGGGGCCTCTACCTGGTGCGTGTCGAGTACGAGCGCGACCCGTTCGCGTGA